The nucleotide sequence AATTTAACGTTTACACCAAACATGAAGGATGTAGAAAGTGGGTAGGTACCCTTATCTACTAAATCCGATGCTTCGGGATCCAAACCTGTATAATTGGTAGAGGTAAGGAGATTTCTACCGGATATATAAAGTCGTGCGCTGTCAAACCCTTGAACGCCATCTATGGTATAGCCAATTTCAATATTTTTCAAACGGAAATAGGATGCGTCTTCAACAAAAATACTTGAGACCTTGCTACTACCATTATCCTCAAAAGCAACCCTTGGAATACTATTGGTGCTGCCTTCTCCGTCCCAAGCCCCTAAAATAGCCGCGGTGTAATTAAAAGGCCTTGTATCAAAATCTATGATCTTTTTCCCGTCATTATACCTGTCAATACCCTCTACTCCCTGAAAAAGCATGGACATGTCAAATCCTTTGTATTCTCCTGTTAGGAAGATACCATAGGTAAGATCCGGGATAGAGGATCCTATAAATTCGCGATCAAAATCCGGACTTATTTTCCCATCCCCATTAATATCCTTGAACCTAATGTCCCCTGGTTTGGAATTCCCTTCCAAAAATAAATGACTATCTATTTCTGCCTGATTCTGGTAAATCCCTTCCATTCTATATCCGTAATAAGCATCCAAAGGCTGACCAACTACCGTTCTGGATTCGTTATTGACTATATTGGGCACATTTGGATGCAATTTTTCAACATTATTTGTTACTGTTGAAAGGTTAGCGTTGATATTATATTTAAACTCTCGTTCTGAATTTCTAAAATTGACTGAAAATTCAAATCCCTTATTGCTCACCTCACCGGCATTGACTATGGTTGGCTGCAAATCGCCAAGGAAACCAGGTAAGCCTATAGGTAACAATATGTCCGTTGTGCTTTTGTCAAAATATTCCGCTGTAACACCGACTTTGTTATTAAAAAGACCCAAGTCGATTCCAAAGTTGGCCTGAGTGGTAGTTTCCCATTTTAGATCGGGATTACCATAGCGTACTTTTCTAACAATGCCTTCCGTTTGTTCTATTAATTCAGCGTAAGTGTAATTGTCTATATTTTGATTCCCCAGTTGACCCCAACTAGCTCTTAATTTTAAATCGGACAGCCAATCTACTTCGCTTAAAAAATCCTCCCTTGATAGTGTCCAACCTCCAGAAACCGATGGAAAATATCCCCATCGATTATTTTCGGCAAACCTTGATGAGGCATCCGCTCTTAAATTGGCGGTTATCATGTATTTATTGTCATAGGAATATGTAGTAGACCCAAAATAGGAGAACAGAGCAGATTCAGTACCTGCACCTGCGTTATTTTCGTCCAAGCCTTCACCTCCATAGGACAAATATCTAAACTCGTCTATGGAATATGGGAAACGCGCCCTGCTGGCAACGATGTCCGACTCTGTCTGTGTAACATATTCGGTACCGACCATAGCACTGAAGTCGTGTTTTTCACCGAACGACTTATTGTAATTTAAGGTATTACTAAAAGTTAGGGCCAAAGATTCCCCTCTTCTTTCACTTAGATTATTGGGCCTGTTCCTTCTTCCCAATCCTTGATCTATTGCACTTCCACCACCATCATCATCTCCGTAATTCTCATTAAATGTTTTGTCATGAAAAAAGGTAAGGTCTACCCCTACATTGGATCTAAAGGTTAATTCTTTATCCTTTAAAAAAGAATACTGACCATATATGTTGCCGAAAGTTTTGAATATTCTGGTCTGGTCATCTGAAAAATAAGCTTGCGCAATGGGATTTCCGACCATTTCGTACATAGTTCTGTTCAATCCTTGATCATAACCGGTAGCTGTAAAGAAAGGCATATCGGTAAAAGGATCTCTTTCGGAATAGGTTGGATCATTTACATCTTTAAAAACGGGTATTACGGGAGCCCTTAACAGCGCAAATCGTATTAAACTTTCTCCTGTAGAAGGAACTTTGTCCTGGGTTGATGAAGACAATTGAACATTGGTCCCAATCTTTAATCTATCCGTTAGGTCGGCGTTGATATTAGATCTAAAATTCAATCTTCGGAATTTGTCATTATCATAAACCACTATACCATTTTCCCCATAGTATCCCAAGGATGTCAAAAATTGAACATTTTCACTACCTCCGCTGGCAGACAACTGTAGGTTTTGGGAACTTCCTCCCTCGAAGAGTTCATCCAGCCAATCGGTATCACCAAAATCTGCCCTGCCCCTATCCGCAGTATATGGATTTGCTCCGGTATATGTATTGTTCCAAGCTTTCTCAGTAGTGTTTATATATTGTTCGGCATTGAGCATGGTAGGTAAGTTTGAAGCGGATTGAACACCATACCAGTACTCGGCCTCAAGCTTCATTTTTCCTGCTGAACCACTTTTAGTGGTAATCAGGACAACACCAGCAGATGCCCTTGAACCGTAGATGGATGCAGCCGCAGCATCTTTTAAAACCGACATGGTTTTTATATCGGACTGGTTCAAAAAGGTAATATCCCGAGACGGTACCCCATCCACAATATATAATGGATCGTTATTTCCAATAGTACCTACTCCACGGATACGAACTTGAATCCCACCACCTGGGGCTCCGCTACTGGAGGCAACCTGTACCCCAGCAACTTGCCCCTGTAATGCTTGGGCAACATTGGAGGTTCTGGCTTTGTTCAAATCATCCACATCCACTACGGAAATTGCCCCGGTTAAAGTAGATTTCTTTAAAGTGGAATACCCTACAAGAACAACTTCATCCAAAGCATTTGCATCTACGGACATGGTAACATTAATTTGGGTTTGTCCATTGACCGGAATCGCCTGGGTCTTATAGCCTATATAGCTAAACAACAATACCGCATTGGTATCCACATTCGAAATGGTGTAATTGCCGTCAAAATCTGTAGAAGTTCCTATGGAGGTTCCTTCTATAATTACGTTTACCCCTGGCAGGGGACCTTCATCATCCGAGACGACGCCGGTAATGTTTTGTGCCAGCAGGGAGCTTCCAAAAAGAATGGCTCCGAGAAAAGTTAGCTTACTAATACAATTTTTCATCATCATAAGAATTGTTTTAAATTTGGTTAATCAAGTTGAGCACTTTTTTTACTCCTAAAAGCAAGTCGGAATAAATTATAACCTGCCTATAAATAGCCAGTTTCAAGTTGAAGTAAAATTAGAAGTAGGGTACACCAAAATGTGTACACTATTTAATCAAAAGTGTACACCAAATTGTAAAACGTTTAAAATGAGAAGATTACATATGTTCTACAAACTAGACATAGCCTTAAGCTGATAATTTTTTGGAGTGATACTATACATTTTCTTAAATTCCCTATAAAAATAGGAACGGTTGTTGAACCCGGATTGATAGCAAACCTCCGAGACCGTAAGTGTATTTTTTCTCAAGAGCGCCGCCGCATGTTTTAATCTTACGGTTCGTATAAGGTCCCCGGGAGAAAAGCCGTATATATATTTAATTTTTCTATAGAGCTGTGAACTACTAATTCCTAATTCTTTCTCTATGAACAAACTTTGAAGGTTTTCATTTTCTATATTGTTATGAATAATTTTCAAAACCTTTTTCATGAAGTCCTTATGTTCATCATGCTCTAAAACATTCGTAAAGCTATCCATTGGTGTTTCCTTGGATAGATATTTTAGCATCACCTCCTTTTCTTCCAGGAGATTTTGAACTTTCACCTGCAAATAATCTGGATGAAAGGGTTTGGGAATATATGAATTTGCTCCACTTTCCAATCCTTCAATACTATGAATGACAGAATTTTTGGATGTAAGCATAATAAAAGGAATATGACATGTAAGGTTGTTGTTCCTTATTTTTTTACATAATTCCATTCCATCCATTTCCGGCATCATAAGGTCACTTATAATCAGATCTGGCATTTCCTTTTTCATTAATTCCAAAGCCTCGGCCCCATTATTGGCTGTTAGAACATTATATTTATCTATCAATAGTTCTTTTAAAAATACCCTTACATCTTTTTCGTCCTCAACAATCAAAACAATTTTACGTTTATTTTGAAGAACATCAAGTGATGTTAATTTATTTGAAATATCTTCAGAATTGCCAGATCCATCTTCCAAAATGTTTTTTAGGTGATAGGATATATTTACCTGCCCGGAATGCTCTTCCAATTCAGTATCCTTAAAGCTCCCCTTGTTACAGGGAAGCAAAACCTTAAATGAGGTCTCTTTCTTGACTTCGCTCGTAACCGTAATCTCACCTTTCAAAACTGTCACCAAACTTTTTACATATGCCAATCCTATCCCAGTCCTAAACTTATCGGTATCCGTATCCTTACTCTCATCCAACAATACAAATCTTGTAAATACGCGCTCCAATTTTTCTTTGGCAATACCCTCTCCAGAATTGGATACTATAATATTAAGAATATCGTAATCGTCCTCAATAAATAACTTTAGATTAATATTTCCATTTTCTGGAGTATATTTAAAGGCATTGGACAAAAGGTTAAATACGATCTTCTCAATTTTATCCTTGTCGAACCACCCCTGCAATAAGGATGGCATTTCCAATTCGTATTCAATATTTTTCTGAATGGCCCATTCATCAAATAATTCGGCAATTTGCTCTATTAAATTCACTAGATCGAATTGCTTTACTCGCACCTCCACATAATTGCTTTCCGCTTTTCTAAATTCGAGTAATTGTTGTGTTAAAAAGAGTAATCTAGATGAGTTCCTTTCTATCATATTTATAAACCTCTGGTTCTTTTCACTTAAACCCACCATTTCTGATAGTTTTTGAACAGGTCCGGTAATCAAAGTCAAAGGAGTTTGGAATTCGTGTGCTACATTGGTAAAGAAAGTAAGACGGTTTTGATGAATTTCTTCTTCTCTTTTTTGATTGATAATATTTTGTTTTAAAGATTGTTTTTTTTGATAGTAACTGTAAATCAAAACAAGCAATAGAAGGAAAAGTAGCAAATAGACAGCGTATGCCACATTTGTTCGCCAAATAATGGGATCGATCTTAATATCTATTGCTTTTGTGGGATTGCTCCAAATACCATCGCTATTGGTCCATTTTAACAATAGTGAATATTTACCAGGTGGTACATTCGTAAAGGAAATATTTCTTCGGTTGTTGATGTACACCCATTCGTTGTCAAAACCTATAAGCTGATAGGCATATGTGCATTTTTCACTGTGAATAAAGGTTAGGGCTGCAATGTCAATGTCGAAATAATTCTCATCGTGCTCCAAATTAATAGATGGAAAGCTGTTGCCGTTTGGGGAGACCACCAGATTTTGATAGTATGGCTCCTTCATATTTTGACCACTTATTTTATCAATAAGAATATCGGGAACAAACGGATCTTCTTCTATTTCCGAAGGCAAAAAATAGTTAAATCCTTTAATTCCCCCCATAAATACGTAATCAGAGTCGGCACCTTTATAAAAGGCTCCATCCGCAAACTCATTGTTTTGTAAACCCTCATTTTCGGTAAAATTGATAAATCTGGATTCATCGACTACAAAATTGGAAAGACCATAATTAGTGCTTATCCAGAGGTTTGATTTTTTGTCGGAAATAATTCCATGGATAGTATTATTCGGCAGGCCTTCATTTACGGTATAACGTCTAAAATATGCTTCCCCATCACTTCCTATTTCCTGCAATAAATTCAACCCGAAACTTGTCCCTACCCATAGATTATCTTTTAAATCATTATAGAGGCATAAAATATCATCATTGGATAGGCTGCGCAGTTCGTTCCTTTTATTTTTGAAAACCTGGAATGAGTCTGATTCCTTATTAAAAAGGTTCAACCCCCCTAACCGTGTACCTATCCATAGTTCCCTGTCGTTCCTTGGAAGGATTGAGAAAATAATATTACTGCTTAGCCTGTTTTCTTCATATTCCCCTGCGACATACTTCTTGAATTCAGAAACTTTTAGTTTATCTCCATAGCGCTGAATCTTCAGGCGAATCATTCCATAACCATTGGTACCCAACCATATAAAGCCATTTTTATCCTGAAAAATAGCATAGGTCGACTTAAAGTATTCACACTGATTACTTTGCAAGATTTGGGACCAATTTACAAGTTTTGACCTTTTCAAATCAAAAACATCAATTCCCTCTCCATCCGTTCCGATAAAAATTAAGTCATCTTGTCCTTTATGCAATGCATAAACTGAATTGTTGATCCCGCTATTATTTTGATTATAATTTTCATACGGCAAGGACTCATTTGAATTCTCATAAAATTGGGGAGGAAAGCGGAACAATCCTTTTCCTTTAGTGCCTATCCAAAAAGAATTTCCCTCAGACTCTGTAAATGTTCTAATAATACCATCACTGAATTCCGGAACTTGCGACTTGGTAACTAAATGAAAGGATTTTCTGAGCGGATATAACTTAAAAATACCCTCCCCATCGGTACCTACCCAAATAACGTTTTCATTACCTTGAAAGACAGTAGTTATCTTTTGCTCTTTAAGATATTTTTGCCAAGGAAGATTTACTCTTTTTCCTAAACTATCAATAATTAAAAACTCCGATTTATTGGACAGTAGGAGTCCCTCGGATATAGATCCTATTATGTTTTTAACATTCCTTTCATCAACTTCAACCGATCCTTGATCCAACAATGAGGAAATGTCCATCTCACCTGTCTTTGAGATAATACATAACTTTTCATTTTGTAGGATTTCGAACCCATTTACATTTTCAGCAACCAACTCACTATTTGATATCCTTTTTTGAGCATTTTCCCCGGGAGTTATTTCCAATTGGTACAATTCACTATTGTCATATAGAAGAAGTAGATCCCCTGAAGGTGTGAACACCATCTTTTTAACCGCCTCGGAGGGAAGATTAAAAGAATTCAATTGTATAAAACCATCCTCGAAAAAGTAGCCTATACCCCAGTCCTTTATTGCACAGAATACTGTTTTGGAGGAATCCAAAGCAATCGTAAATTCTGATTCCGAGACTGGAGGGTTGTTTATTCTTGAAAAATAAAAACGCCTAAAGGTATTTGTTCTCTTATCATAACTATTTATTCCATGAATGGTCGACACCCATATTTGACCCGTCTTGTCCTCAAGAATATTAAGTATTACCTGATTACTTAAGCTATTCTCATTATTCAATTCGGGGCGAAATATTTTGAATTTACTCCCGTCATAGCGATTTAAGCCATCCCAGGTCCCAATCCAAAGCAAGTTGTCCGAATCTTGAAAAATTGCATTGATGGAACTGTTTGATAGGCCGAGGGAATTATCTATTTGCTGTAATTTGTATTTTCTTTCTGGATGGATTAGAGCACTTTTTGGGTTATTTTGGCTAGCTGCAGAGGAATTATTCCAAATTTTAATCGTAGAATTATCGGAATTAGAAGTTGCATTTTGAGCAAAACCGATCGTTGTGCAAAAAATAAAAACGAATAGGGGGGTTGTTCTTACATTAAAAAATCGCATAAAACAATATAAACTAAAAATGATAAGGAATAAGGGCAAGAATTAAGAAAATCGTAAAATAGGCACGAATATAACCTGATTTTGGCTTTAAAACATCCCCACAGCCATTTTAATGAAAATCTTCAACAGTTATCTTTGCCCTACCAACCAATTTCTTATGTAACAATGAATAAGCCATTTAACAAAAAAATTGGGCGGGATTATACCCCGCCTAATTTTTAAGAGTGCCCTAAATGAGTGTTTCTAATACTTCTTGCTCTGTTCAACATACTTATCATCCAGCTCTTTGGAATCCTTATATTTTACCCTAAGCTGGGCGAGTTTTTCCTTGAGCTCTTTCACGATTTCCGCATATTCCGGATCATCATAAACATTGTTCAATTCCTTTGGATCTTTTTTGCGATCATATAATTCCCATTCATCTACATCATAATAAAAATGGGCCAGTTTGTATTCCTTGGTCACTATACCGTAATGGCGTTTTACCATATGCACACTGGGATATTCATAATAGTGGTAATAAACGGCTTCCCGATTCCATTGGTCAGATTTTCCTTTTAACAATGGCATAAGGCTTTCACCTTGCATATCTTCCGGTGCAGTGATTTGGGCCGCCTCCAAAAAGGTTTGGGCAAAATCCAGATTCTGTACCATTTCCTCCTCTGTGGTTCCCTGTTTAATTTCATTGGGCCAACGGATCAACAAGGGAGTCTTAAAGGACTCATCGTAAATAAAGCGCTTGTCGAACCAACCATGCTCCCCTAAATAGAACCCTTGGTCTGAGGTGTAGACCACTATGGTATTTTCGGCCAAGCCATTCTCGTCCAAGTAATCCAGTACCCTGCCCACATTGTCATCCACAGAGGAAATACTTCCCAAATAGTCCTGCATATACCGCTGGTATTTCCATATCATTTTTTCCTCGTCCGTCATGGTAGGCCATTTCTCTTTAAATTCTTGGTTTATTGCGTCTATAATAGGTTTGTACTGCCTCTTTTGTTCCTCGTTTCCGCGATTGAATTCATTGTTCACATCGGCTTGGGACCCTTCAACAAATGGCTCCACGTCTCCCATGGCCTCCAAGGTTTCTGGCCATATCTTGCTGTCATGACTATATTGCATATGGTACAACAAATTCATTTCGGCAGTTTTGGCAGCGGTACCTCTATTGGAATAATCATCAAATAAAGTTTCCGGTAGGGGAAAGGTTTTTTGGGTGTACTCCTTAAACTTATCTGCCCTTGGCCACCAAGGTCTGTGCGGGGCTTTGTGCAAATACATTAAAAAGAAGGGCTTGTTGGGATCGCGTTTTTTATCCAACCATTCCAAACTCATATCCGTAATGATATCCGTTACATAGCCAGTAATAGTGGTATCTCCCTTTTGGGTAATAAAGTCGGGGTTAATATAATGTCCTTGGCCCGGTAAGATCATAAAATCGTCCACTCCCTTGGGATTGTTCCCAAAATGAAGCTTCCCGAACATGGCCGTTTGGTACCCCGCCTTCTGAAAAATTTGCGGAAAGGTAACCTGGGTGGTATCAAAGGGATTGTGATTATCTATTTTCCCATTAATATGGGTATGTTTTCCGGTAAGTATAGTGGCCCTGGAGGGTGCACAGATAGAATTGGTAACGCTGGCATTTCTGAACAACATGCCCTCCTTGGCCAAACGATCAATATTTGGGGTTTGTATCAAATGATCGCTATAGGCACTAATGGCCTGATAGGCGTGATCATCGGACATGATAAACAGGAAGTTGGGCTTCAGTGGCTTCTGCTCTTCTTTCTCTGCACAGCTATGCAAACTCAAAAGACATAATGTAAAAAGGGAAAATAATGGTAGTACTTTCATAAAGAATGATGGTTTAAATAAGATCACTAATATAGGAAACAAAAAATATATTTGATTTTGACTTAAGGTCTTACAAAAATTAAAGAACCAGCCAAAACTGTATGCCCTTCTAACGGAACCTCTTTAATTTCTTCCTTCGGAAATCGAATAGATACACGGTGAATAAGAATGGGATAATTTTATGAAACAACCTTTTTATGTTGAAAATACGGTACTCTTTAGATTTTTTCACCATTAAATAAACCAATTAAAAATCAGCATCATAAATGGTAAAGCTTCGAATAGCACCTTTATGTTCCACGCTCTTATAGGAAAGCCTAAGTTTATTTGTTCTGATTTTTTCAAATGTCTGAATTCGTTTCCTTCCAACACTTTGTCCTTTTGCGATACTTACCCATTTCCCCTTAATATAGGCTTCCACATTGTACTCCTTTATAAATTGTCCTAACCGCAGTTGTTCTTCAATTACCAAAAGGTTGATGGTTTTCTTTTTAGGAAGATTAATAAAAATTTCACTGTTCTGTGAAAGATCTGTTGATTCTGCCCTGCCCATGGGGTTGGAATACACTTTGTCTATTGATACACCCAAATCCTTTAATCGTTGTACTTCCGGTTCAGGAATTAATCCATTGGTATCCGGTGTCATATTGATTAGGATATTGGACCCTCTGCCTATGGTTTCCAGATATACTTTTTTTAAGTAGTCCAAACTCCTTAAAGTACTATCGGAATTAGGGGTCCAAAACCACTTCTCCCTAGGATGTATATTGGCCTCAGCTGGTATCCAACCTGCATTTTGCGGCCCTACCCAGTGGTCAAATCCCTCCCCGGGCTCCAGAACATTCCAAAGCGGGTAAGCAGCCCAACCTTGCTCGCTGCCCGACCATCGCACATCTGGTTTTGTACCGCCCATAACCA is from Arenibacter algicola and encodes:
- a CDS encoding SusC/RagA family TonB-linked outer membrane protein; protein product: MMMKNCISKLTFLGAILFGSSLLAQNITGVVSDDEGPLPGVNVIIEGTSIGTSTDFDGNYTISNVDTNAVLLFSYIGYKTQAIPVNGQTQINVTMSVDANALDEVVLVGYSTLKKSTLTGAISVVDVDDLNKARTSNVAQALQGQVAGVQVASSSGAPGGGIQVRIRGVGTIGNNDPLYIVDGVPSRDITFLNQSDIKTMSVLKDAAAASIYGSRASAGVVLITTKSGSAGKMKLEAEYWYGVQSASNLPTMLNAEQYINTTEKAWNNTYTGANPYTADRGRADFGDTDWLDELFEGGSSQNLQLSASGGSENVQFLTSLGYYGENGIVVYDNDKFRRLNFRSNINADLTDRLKIGTNVQLSSSTQDKVPSTGESLIRFALLRAPVIPVFKDVNDPTYSERDPFTDMPFFTATGYDQGLNRTMYEMVGNPIAQAYFSDDQTRIFKTFGNIYGQYSFLKDKELTFRSNVGVDLTFFHDKTFNENYGDDDGGGSAIDQGLGRRNRPNNLSERRGESLALTFSNTLNYNKSFGEKHDFSAMVGTEYVTQTESDIVASRARFPYSIDEFRYLSYGGEGLDENNAGAGTESALFSYFGSTTYSYDNKYMITANLRADASSRFAENNRWGYFPSVSGGWTLSREDFLSEVDWLSDLKLRASWGQLGNQNIDNYTYAELIEQTEGIVRKVRYGNPDLKWETTTQANFGIDLGLFNNKVGVTAEYFDKSTTDILLPIGLPGFLGDLQPTIVNAGEVSNKGFEFSVNFRNSEREFKYNINANLSTVTNNVEKLHPNVPNIVNNESRTVVGQPLDAYYGYRMEGIYQNQAEIDSHLFLEGNSKPGDIRFKDINGDGKISPDFDREFIGSSIPDLTYGIFLTGEYKGFDMSMLFQGVEGIDRYNDGKKIIDFDTRPFNYTAAILGAWDGEGSTNSIPRVAFEDNGSSKVSSIFVEDASYFRLKNIEIGYTIDGVQGFDSARLYISGRNLLTSTNYTGLDPEASDLVDKGTYPLSTSFMFGVNVKF
- a CDS encoding hybrid sensor histidine kinase/response regulator transcription factor; this translates as MRFFNVRTTPLFVFIFCTTIGFAQNATSNSDNSTIKIWNNSSAASQNNPKSALIHPERKYKLQQIDNSLGLSNSSINAIFQDSDNLLWIGTWDGLNRYDGSKFKIFRPELNNENSLSNQVILNILEDKTGQIWVSTIHGINSYDKRTNTFRRFYFSRINNPPVSESEFTIALDSSKTVFCAIKDWGIGYFFEDGFIQLNSFNLPSEAVKKMVFTPSGDLLLLYDNSELYQLEITPGENAQKRISNSELVAENVNGFEILQNEKLCIISKTGEMDISSLLDQGSVEVDERNVKNIIGSISEGLLLSNKSEFLIIDSLGKRVNLPWQKYLKEQKITTVFQGNENVIWVGTDGEGIFKLYPLRKSFHLVTKSQVPEFSDGIIRTFTESEGNSFWIGTKGKGLFRFPPQFYENSNESLPYENYNQNNSGINNSVYALHKGQDDLIFIGTDGEGIDVFDLKRSKLVNWSQILQSNQCEYFKSTYAIFQDKNGFIWLGTNGYGMIRLKIQRYGDKLKVSEFKKYVAGEYEENRLSSNIIFSILPRNDRELWIGTRLGGLNLFNKESDSFQVFKNKRNELRSLSNDDILCLYNDLKDNLWVGTSFGLNLLQEIGSDGEAYFRRYTVNEGLPNNTIHGIISDKKSNLWISTNYGLSNFVVDESRFINFTENEGLQNNEFADGAFYKGADSDYVFMGGIKGFNYFLPSEIEEDPFVPDILIDKISGQNMKEPYYQNLVVSPNGNSFPSINLEHDENYFDIDIAALTFIHSEKCTYAYQLIGFDNEWVYINNRRNISFTNVPPGKYSLLLKWTNSDGIWSNPTKAIDIKIDPIIWRTNVAYAVYLLLFLLLLVLIYSYYQKKQSLKQNIINQKREEEIHQNRLTFFTNVAHEFQTPLTLITGPVQKLSEMVGLSEKNQRFINMIERNSSRLLFLTQQLLEFRKAESNYVEVRVKQFDLVNLIEQIAELFDEWAIQKNIEYELEMPSLLQGWFDKDKIEKIVFNLLSNAFKYTPENGNINLKLFIEDDYDILNIIVSNSGEGIAKEKLERVFTRFVLLDESKDTDTDKFRTGIGLAYVKSLVTVLKGEITVTSEVKKETSFKVLLPCNKGSFKDTELEEHSGQVNISYHLKNILEDGSGNSEDISNKLTSLDVLQNKRKIVLIVEDEKDVRVFLKELLIDKYNVLTANNGAEALELMKKEMPDLIISDLMMPEMDGMELCKKIRNNNLTCHIPFIMLTSKNSVIHSIEGLESGANSYIPKPFHPDYLQVKVQNLLEEKEVMLKYLSKETPMDSFTNVLEHDEHKDFMKKVLKIIHNNIENENLQSLFIEKELGISSSQLYRKIKYIYGFSPGDLIRTVRLKHAAALLRKNTLTVSEVCYQSGFNNRSYFYREFKKMYSITPKNYQLKAMSSL
- a CDS encoding sulfatase/phosphatase domain-containing protein → MKVLPLFSLFTLCLLSLHSCAEKEEQKPLKPNFLFIMSDDHAYQAISAYSDHLIQTPNIDRLAKEGMLFRNASVTNSICAPSRATILTGKHTHINGKIDNHNPFDTTQVTFPQIFQKAGYQTAMFGKLHFGNNPKGVDDFMILPGQGHYINPDFITQKGDTTITGYVTDIITDMSLEWLDKKRDPNKPFFLMYLHKAPHRPWWPRADKFKEYTQKTFPLPETLFDDYSNRGTAAKTAEMNLLYHMQYSHDSKIWPETLEAMGDVEPFVEGSQADVNNEFNRGNEEQKRQYKPIIDAINQEFKEKWPTMTDEEKMIWKYQRYMQDYLGSISSVDDNVGRVLDYLDENGLAENTIVVYTSDQGFYLGEHGWFDKRFIYDESFKTPLLIRWPNEIKQGTTEEEMVQNLDFAQTFLEAAQITAPEDMQGESLMPLLKGKSDQWNREAVYYHYYEYPSVHMVKRHYGIVTKEYKLAHFYYDVDEWELYDRKKDPKELNNVYDDPEYAEIVKELKEKLAQLRVKYKDSKELDDKYVEQSKKY